From a single Sorghum bicolor cultivar BTx623 chromosome 5, Sorghum_bicolor_NCBIv3, whole genome shotgun sequence genomic region:
- the LOC8069287 gene encoding probable calcium-binding protein CML36 encodes MKLSMPFFSSSSSSGKKQQETTTIISKKRTKGSTKSGSFGSTSSSSDCASPSAVTTPRTVLPAVKPNPKPAPAPAVLLAATVTREDLEVALRRVVRSEAELAAVLAEAEAAGLAPEEAAAAEAEDEAELRETFAVFDADGDGRISAEELRAVLASLGDEACSVEDCRRMIGGVDADGDGFVCFDEFSRMMMPQGAAA; translated from the coding sequence ATGAAGCTGAGCATGCCTTTCTTcagctcgtcctcctcctccggcaagAAGCAGCAGGAGACGACGACGATCATCAGCAAGAAGAGGACGAAGGGATCAACAAAGAGCGGCTCCTTCGGCTCCACCTCCTCGTCCTCCGACTGCGCGTCGCCGTCCGCCGTCACGACGCCGCGCACCGTGCTCCCTGCTGTCAAGCCAAACCCaaagccggcgccggcgccggcggtatTATTAGCCGCTACCGTGACGAGGGAGGACCTGGAGGTGGCGCTGCGACGGGTGGTGCGGAGCGAGGCGGAGCTGGCGGCGGTgctggcggaggcggaggcggccggGCTGGCGCCCGAGGAGGCCGCGGCGGCCGAGGCCGAGGACGAGGCCGAGCTCCGCGAAACGTTCGCGGTGTTCGACGCGGACGGCGACGGCAGGATCTCGGCCGAGGAGCTCCGCGCCGTGCTCGCCTCGCTCGGCGACGAGGCCTGCTCCGTCGAGGATTGCCGGCGCATGATCGGCGGCGTCGACGCCGACGGCGATGGGTTCGTCTGCTTCGACGAGTTCTCCCGCATGATGATGCCGCAGGGGGCGGCAGCGTGA
- the LOC8069288 gene encoding protein STRICTOSIDINE SYNTHASE-LIKE 10 — MMRARGEVALAVLLLAAAALMLSSLDSRSDVRLLEIGDADAELLLLPLLDGAVGPESLVFADDDDGDGGPFTGVSDGRVLRWVPAERRWAEHSSSAAPEDLLDSCRGSQDPGREHECGRPLGLKFNHATGELYVADAYHGLRVVSPDDGKVSRPVAPQWWRQGTGRPFSFANGVELDPETGAVYFTETSTRFQRREFLSIVISGDTTGRLLRYDPKSGEVEVLVDGLAFPNGLAMSRDGTHLLLAETTTGRILRYWLRPPAAKAAGAMEEVARLPWFPDNIRMSPRGGFWVGIHAKRGKIAEWCISYPWLRRVVLSLPPRHVQRASWLLNRLGRQVIAVRLSEEDGKVMEMISVHGDLQKVFRSVSEVEERNGSLWIGSVMSPFLGVYKL, encoded by the exons ATGATGCGCGCCCGCGGGGAGGTGGCGCTGGCCGTGCtgctgctggcggcggcggcgctcatgCTGTCGTCGCTGGACTCGCGCAGCGACGTCAGGCTCCTGGAGATCGGGGACGCCGACGccgagctgctgctcctgccgcTGCTGGACGGCGCCGTGGGTCCCGAGAGCCTCGTGTTCGCCGACGATGACGACGGGGACGGCGGCCCGTTCACGGGCGTGTCGGACGGCCGCGTCCTCAGGTGGGTGCCCGCCGAGCGCCGGTGGGCCGAGcactcctcctccgccgcgccCGAGGACCT GCTGGACAGCTGCAGAGGCTCCCAGGACCCGGGCCGTGAGCACGAGTGCGGCCGCCCACTGGGCCTCAAGTTCAACCACGCCACCGGGGAGCTCTACGTGGCGGACGCCTACCACGGCCTCCGCGTCGTCTCGCCGGACGACGGCAAGGTGTCGAGGCCGGTGGCGCCGCAGTGGTGGCGGCAGGGCACCGGCCGCCCCTTCAGCTTCGCCAACGGCGTCGAGCTCGACCCGGAAACCGGCGCCGTCTACTTCACCGAGACGAGCACGAGGTTCCAGCGGAGGGAGTTCCTGAGCATCGTCATCTCCGGCGACACCACGGGGAGGCTGCTGCGGTACGACCCGAAGAGCGGGGAGGTGGAGGTGCTGGTCGACGGCCTGGCGTTCCCCAACGGCCTCGCGATGAGCAGGGACGGCACGCACCTGCTCCTCGCGGAGACCACCACGGGGAGGATCCTCCGGTACTGGCTCCGGCCGCCGGCGGCGAAGGCGGCGGGGGCGATGGAAGAGGTGGCGCGGCTGCCGTGGTTCCCGGACAACATCAGGATGAGCCCCCGGGGAGGCTTCTGGGTGGGGATCCACGCCAAGAGGGGCAAGATTGCCGAGTGGTGCATCTCCTACCCGTGGCTCCGGCGGGTCGTGCTGTCGCTGCCGCCGCGCCATGTCCAGCGCGCCTCGTGGCTGCTGAACCGGCTTGGGCGGCAGGTGATCGCGGTGAGGTTGAGTGAGGAGGACGGGAAGGTGATGGAGATGATCAGCGTTCATGGGGATCTTCAGAAGGTGTTCAGGTCGGTCAGTGAagtggaggagaggaatggcAGCCTCTGGATTGGCTCTGTCATGTCGCCGTTTCTTGGAGTGTACAAGTTGTAG
- the LOC8085632 gene encoding scarecrow-like protein 3, with protein MPTQSDDDDVSSSMHLVQDLCECAGHVEAGAIERAGRCLARATGDLAAAAGDDGPLRRLAVPMADALARRLVRLMVPAVADALIDPSDHLDPRCVRAARRRFFELSPFFRAAAAVTNRAILEAMENEKNVHVIDFAGPTAQPCQWIQLLREFHRRPGGPPHLRLTIVHDDGDLLANISERLAKENEELDVPLQVHRVVSQIEALDPTDLHGVLGLKSGEARAVVCTLQLHRLLAAADDPAGTFSAGHRFNQTASVARLQQMASTSCPPSVGACRAGGGGGGYDDDDDIDSSPATPMGFVSPPLSTPQLQMPPALASFLSAAGALSPEVVVVTEQEASHGGVSFRKRFGEALGYYAAVYDSLDAAAEAYRRPAAERAEVERAVLGEEIRDVLLRDGAHRRERHDRLQRWAARMELGGFRSVPLSYAAVRQGNDVLHRCGLIGCGAAPASREHGGCLLLCWSSSPLYSVSAWRPDARSGAPGSCS; from the exons ATGCCAACCCagagcgacgacgacgacgtgtcGTCGTCAATGCACCTGGTGCAGGACCTGTGCGAGTGCGCGGGCCACGTGGAGGCGGGCGCCATCGAGCGGGCCGGCCGCTGCCTGGCGCGCGCCACCGgcgacctcgccgccgccgcgggcgacGACGGCCCGCTGCGGCGCCTCGCCGTGCCCATGGCCGACGCCCTGGCGCGCCGCCTCGTCCGCCTCATGGTCCCGGCCGTCGCCGACGCGCTCATCGACCCCTCCGACCACCTCGACCCCCGCTGCGTCCGCGCGGCACGCCGCAGATTCTTCGAGCTCAGCCCGTTCTtcagggccgccgccgccgtcaccaACCGAGCCATCCTTGAGGCCATGGAGAACGAAAAG AATGTCCACGTCATCGACTTTGCGGGGCCTACCGCACAGCCATGCCAATGGATCCAGCTCCTACGCGAATTCCACCGCCGCCCGGGAGGGCCGCCGCACCTGCGCCTCACCATCGTCCACGACGACGGGGACCTCCTTGCCAACATATCAGAGCGGCTCGCCAAGGAGAACGAGGAGCTCGACGTGCCACTCCAGGTGCACCGCGTCGTCAGCCAGATCGAGGCACTGGATCCCACCGACCTGCACGGCGTGCTCGGGCTCAAGTCCGGCGAGGCGCGCGCGGTCGTCTGCACGCTGCAGCTGCACCGCCTCCTCGCGGCCGCCGATGACCCAGCGGGCACCTTCAGCGCCGGCCACCGCTTCAACCAGACGGCAAGCGTCGCGCGGCTGCAGCAGATGGCGTCCACCTCGTGCCCGCCGAGCGTCGGCGCGTGcagagccggcggcggcggcggcggctacgatgacgacgacgacatcgACAGCAGCCCGGCCACGCCGATGGGCTTCGTCTCGCCGCCGTTGTCCACGCCCCAGCTCCAGATGCCGCCGGCGCTGGCGAGCTTCCTGTCCGCGGCGGGCGCGCTATCGCCCGAGGTGGTGGTGGTCACGGAGCAGGAGGCCAGCCACGGCGGCGTCTCGTTCCGGAAGCGCTTCGGCGAGGCGCTGGGGTACTACGCCGCGGTGTACGACAGCCTGGACGCTGCCGCCGAGGCGTACCGGCGGCCCGCCGCGGAGCGGGCGGAGGTGGAGCGCGCGGTGCTCGGGGAGGAGATCCGGGACGTGCTGCTGCGGGACGGCGCGCACCGGCGCGAGCGGCACGACAGGCTGCAGCGGTGGGCGGCGCGCATGGAGCTGGGCGGGTTCAGGAGCGTGCCGCTGAGCTACGCCGCGGTGAGGCAGGGGAACGACGTGCTCCACAGGTGCGGCCTGATCGGGTGCGGCGCGGCGCCGGCGAGCAGAGAGCACGGCGGCTGCCTTCTCTTGTGCTGGAGCTCGTCGCCACTCTACTCGGTCTCGGCATGGCGGCCGGACGCACGCTCAGGTGCTCCAGGGAGCTGCAGCTAG